The window GCTAGATGGGTACACAAAATTTGAAAGCAGACAATttcaggggcgaagctagagtTGAATCGAGGGGGGTGCCCTGTCCATGGTTCTGCTGCTAGCTCTCTAATTTATAAGGTGAAAATTTGATGATTAACATTGAGTTTTTATTTCGGCGTGGGTGCCCAGGCACCCCCCGGAGACTacctagctccgcccctggacAATTTGATGTATAACTTAGCCtgtagggttttttttttgagaaagacACTAGAAAGGTGTCTCATATCTGATTCATATCAAGAAAAAACAATTGGTAGTATAAAAGAACAATTTAACACAAGACaatataaagaaaataaaaaaatacatcGAAGAGTTCTCTAGTTATTTTCTTCATCCGATTGTTCGTCGTCCACCGAAACTTGAAAAATACACTGACATCATCGCCAAACAAGGCTTTGAAGACTGCAATTTTATGTGACTTTGAAGACTGCAAAAACCACTGGCTGTTTACAACGAGATCTAGCAACCGCTTCTTGTAGGGTCATTTAGGTATCTGGTTAACTTTTGTCATTTGGGTACCTGGTTAACTTTTGCAAAGGAGTCAACTTTGACAAATATCCCTCAGAAAATGCCATTTGTGGCTGTTATGATTCGAATCGATCAGAGATTCAGAGTATTTGATGCTCAGTTATGCAATTAGTAGCATCTGGGAATCCCCCTGTTCGCCGGTAAAAAGCCTGCTGATTCTACAAGTTTGTTCAGGAGTTTTTTTACTAATGGCCCGCTTGCTTCAAcagtagctcccaaaatacaATTGCACGAGCACTCGAGCAGTACTGCCATACAATTGGGGCAATGGGCTATGTGCGCCGATAGACTGATATACGAGATGAGACCGAAATAATACTTAAACGTCTGTTTTTCTTGTTTCACGGAAATTTCCTACGATGTAGGTTCCAGAGAGTGCATCTGCATACGATGTAAACAGTGTGAAAACACCTGGCGAGCTAAATCAAAGATAGCTTCAGATCCTCTTGTATCACTGAAATTCTGAGGGTCTGTAGCCAATGGCTAAGTGCATGATAACAGTTACAGTGCATGTGCTAATATACACAGCGCATGCCGCTGGTTTAGCCTTCATGAACCTGCCACCAGGCACCAGTCATCAATCAGGATGATTAAACACACCGATGCAATTCAGGCAAACCCCTTTTCTTTAACATCAGACTTCTAGGTTTGCGTCGATGCCAGCCACTGAAAGATCATTCCTTTGTGGGCTTCAGCGCTCACTGCCCAGCTTGAAACCATGAAGAATCCACCACCAAGGCGGCAATTGGACAACCTGGTTAAATGGACCAGGTTTGAGACCGTGAGACAGTAACTCTTCATACTTGAATACACAAATGAAGGCGGTAAGATCAAGCAGTTTCACTGATGCATCATAAAGAAAGGAGCACAATAGGACATACAAGCAAGATGTCACTCAATACCACACACCATGGAAAAGTGTTTCAGTACAACATAGTAAAAACAAATCAGAACACAATATCACATACCACAAATGATACAATGGATCAGGACGGATACACACGTCGCAGGAAATTGTTCAAATTTCCTTGTAGAAAGTCTTACACTATTTCACAAATCTGATTTACTTGAGCAAACACAATCTATTTCACAAATCAGAGCACAAGGAAGATACATTGATTTTATTAAGAAAGAAGGAtactaaaagaaaagaaaagaaagaaggataCTTGCACAAGAATCTGCTTGTAAGGCAGTTCACCCAAGCAGCTGTGTTTAATTTCTGCTTGAATGGTGATTTTCTATTTCAACAGTCAGCACAAAAAATATAGTTGAATTTCAACATGGACTTTTTACATGACAGGCAAATGCTTTCGCAATGCTTATGGAACTAATTGGAATAAAAAAGTTAAAAGAAGTAAATAACATGAAAAATTCCACTTCTTACTTGCTTATTTGGTTTAAGGTATATGTTTActacagcaaaaaaaaattcagctcATGCATGACTTGTGCTAAAGCAAGAGCTTGTTGGAGCCCTGAAACCAAATTTAACCAGGTCTCAGAAAGTTAGCTGAACACAACTAATTAGTGCCAGCAAAGATTAAGCCACACAAACAGCAATGCCAGAACAATGTCAATTTTCTAGTTCTACACAAGCAGTAAAGGTTGAGAGCTTTAGAAATCTATAGTGCAATACCGAACACAGCTTTAAACATCCAAAAACACATTATGGCATCTATACTGCAATACAGAACACCTACATATTACCGGTATAGGATATGGGTTTGACAAAACATGATCGTGATGTATAGGAAGTAGTGGATTATCAAAGCATCGGGTATGGGTACAGCTGGGTTAGTGAATATTGGTGATACATAGGTGAACATGGCTTTTAACATTCAGAAACACAATATACTAGTACAATGCAAACAATggattaaaaatataaaaagagGCACTCGTCATCAAATGAGTTCTTTGCAGCAAGACTACACCAACAGTAATGGCGCAAATAATTCAGACAGCAGCAAAAAAATAAGAACACTCATCTTAGCTCTAAAGCATATTGAACATACAGTACTTAAAGTCAAGATCACTAACATAAGTTAAAAGTTTTCATTGGAGGCATGTAAATCAAGAACAGGCCGTCTCTTCTATCGTCGCACATTGAGCATCTCcttggcctcctcctgctcaACGAGCAGGGTATCGCTTGCATACTTGCTAAGcagctccttcttcttcctctctaaGACCATACGCTCAATCTCCTTCTCATCAGGTAGCGGCACATGTGCAACAAATTCCCTCCCAGCATCCTCCCTTTCCCACTTCTCTTCCTCACGCTTCCTCTCTTCATCGACCTCTTCCTCCACCCCCTCAAACAGCACCTCCCTAGCAGCATCCCCACTGCGCCCACCGGCAGCAGCCACCTCGCCGCTCACCACCCCCTTCATGGCCTCCCGCCGCACCCGCTCCACGCGGTGCCACTCTGTAACAACCTCCTCCCGCATGCGCTTCTCTGCAGGGGCCTCAAGGCGCTCCAGCACGCCGTCCTCGTCATCATAGTACCCGTAGTACCCGGCGTTGATGCGCTTGTGGATCTCGTAGCGGGTGCGCCGCTTCCGCGTCTCGGGCGGCTTGTCAAAGAGCTCCCGCACGCCGGGGAGCTTCCTGGCGGCGCCGAAGTAGCGGTACCCCGGCCCACGGCCGGAGGGGTTGGGGACGGCGACGATGTTGCCGTCGAGGTCGGTCATGAGCGGCGCGTTGGAGCTGCGGGAGTAGTCTCGGCCGCCGAGCTCGACGATGCGCCGCTCCCAGTGGCCGCGCTCGCGGAGGAGCTTGTTGATCTCGTCGTTGAGGTCGCGGAGGCGGTGCTCGCCGAGGCCCTCGTTCTGGATCTCGGCGACCTTGGCGCCGATCTCGCGGAGGATCTCGGAGCGCCAGCgctcggcgtcggcgaggtCGCGGCACTCGGAGGCGAGGTAGGGCCGGCGCTCGCGGggcttgcgcttctcctcctgcTTCATCGTGATGAAGCGGTTCAGCATCGACTGCGCCTTCTCCTCGTTGCGAgccatggcggccggtggggcggagacggcggccggcggcggcggagaggttCTCGAGCAGGGCGAGGGTTTGGGGGGAGCGGCGGGCGGGTTCGATTGGGATTTGGGGGATTGGGCTCGACGGGGCAGAGATCCTGTTCTACGGAGCGGCCTGGGTGAAGCATCCAGCCTCCCTAGTCGGTTAGGCGGCGTCCGATGGGCATCCAACGGTCCAGGTCGATGGAGATACAAAGGACTGCAAAATACCAAGTTACCAACTTCTTCGTTCGAAGGCAACATTGCGCTGACAAACTTGAGCAATCATGAAGCAACATTGATCTAAGAAATTTGAACACTACTCACCTGAATCATATCAAGCTTTCTTAAAGGAATCCATACGGTATTTGATTGAGCCGATGTGGTGGCCAGACAAAGAGTTTGCGACAAAATTCctcaaaaaaaatcacaaaagtGCTTCTAAAATAATTTTGAAGTAATTTTCTAAAATGAAGTAAGATGCTCAAAAGTGAAAAATGCAGGTTCTTCATATTCACTTTCCGCTAAAGGATCATTTTCAAACACATATTTATTTATCTAAGAGAAATTACTTTTTATAGTGAATTATAAGTAGGAGGATCTTCACAAAATAGATCCTAAACCTTCTGCATAGAGGACTGCCTCTCATGGCATTCATTATCTTAGAAGCTGAACGAGAAGCATTATATGTCTTGTTGGTGTCGACCGTCGAGTACTCGAGTTTGTCTTGTTGGTGTCGAGTTTGCCAAGATTAAAGGGATAGGGATTAAATTGGTCATGAATCAGCTCGGTGAGCCCATGTGACGAAAAGGGGTATCCTACCATTACAAAATTTCTACACCTTCCGTCTATATTTTATAAAGATTTCAAGTTTTTTAGTCAATTTACATAGGGAGGGAAAAGGATGCCATACCTCTCAACTACAATTAGATCACAATGATTCAGTTTTCGTTTAAAAAACAATGATTCAATTAAATCTTGCCTATTTTTAGATAATGATGCCACATATGATAATTTAAATAATGTCTATTTTGGTGAACGAGAATGGTTCAATGTGCCAATGAAGGGCTTATAAAATGTATTTACATTTCGTAATCATGTGAATTTTCTCTGGATTAGAAATTGATGAATATCAGCAATAATTAGCAAACTCTGATTTTTTTGCTAAAACCATTTCATTGACTTACGAGTAAGCGTCATCCCAGTACCTCGACGTGACATTAGGTTAGTCTCACTAGGAGTTTTATAGGCATAGTTACCTGACAGAGAATTAGGTAATCGtgtcagatgagttttatggtgatgaaattcTTCTCACATCTGATAAAACATCATCCTTCTATCTCCTTATCATGTTAACAAAATTGATGATACTTAATATCATAAAACTCTACATAAAACTTCCATTGAGACTGACATTACAAACTGAATAATCATGAGATTTCAGGCACGCAAACATTACAAAAGGCGTGTTATGGCGCTGTACTGCaatctaaaaaaaacatttccGGTTTGCCCGAACATTTCAGGGGCCAAACCAAAATCTTCTGCGCAATAGAAACGGAAGTGAgcttcaaaaagaaaagaaaagggtaaATTGGCTGGAGGACACCATTCAAACGTGGTCTTTGCCGGTAGCCACTAAAAAAAGATCCCTTTGCCAGAAAACACTCTACAACCATGGTAATTTGCCACAGGACATTATAACTCATATAATATCATTTCTAGCCCAAAGAGGTCATAAACACAATTTCTGGACAGACTTACCCTTACCCCTTCAAACACACCATATTTCACCAAACAGGTCACTAAACTTACATGTTTTAGCCACATATGGCATATTTTAACAGCAGAATAGAACAGGTCACAAAATAACCTTCTCCAGCCACGCTTGACCATCAAGTACTCTACCATTACATAGTCATAACTGAATAGCACACTACAAAGATTAATTCATCTTAGACCTAACTACCTTCAACTTCTTTACCCTTCCCTTCGGCGTGCCAGCAACTGGAGAAAGAGCAAGACATGCAACAGGTTCTATATATCCTTCAAGTTCCAACACCCTCTTACGACTGTAAATAGTAataaaaatatgtcaattgcaTATAGATAGCAAGTAAGGCATAAAAATTGGAGGAACTGTACCTTCTTGTCACAGGGCTAGGAGTTTGCACATAACTGATAGCTCTAGTTGGTGTAAATGGTTCTACTTCCAGCAATCTCCTTGTCATATCGCATGGAGGAGATATAAGGAATTGACATGACGTACAAACTGGAAGGAATAAATTGTTTCACCCCAAAATGTATCCATTATACTTGTACCTTCTTGTCATAGGGCTGGTTGTTTGCATAGAAGTGATTGGTCTAGGTGGTGTAGCACTGTAAGTTTTTTAGAGTGCAAGTCAGTGGTAAGATAGGAGCAAGTTATGAAATATTCAAAATCTGAGTTGAAAGCTTACAATTGGGGGTGCAAGTCAGTTGTAAGTGACTTTTTTCTtgactctctttctctttggcTTTGGAGGAGCAAGTGGTGGTGCGTCAGAATCATAAACATATTCATTGCAAGTTTTCTCCATATGTCCAAGCTGTTTGCACCTTTTACATCTCGTCGTTCTCTTTCCATTTCCACCTTCTGCAGCTGATTTGTACCTTCTCTCCCTTGGTCTACCCGCTGCTCTGAATGGGAGGCTCTAAATTTCAGTTGCATCAAGAAGTTTCTGGTCAGAAGTAATCTCTTCATAAACACGACTCATTTTGTTCCAAAAGGTGACACACAACTTGTGTTTATGGCCAAGTTTAATTTCAGCACCAATGTCAAGTAGCAAATCGTTCCAATTTGTGCTATCTCTgtcgaaattttttggaatGTTACATGCATTACAATACCCGCGACTCCCATCATCATTAAACTTCACATAAGCACCTACACGCATAGCAAGTCTGTAGGACGAATTGACATCCATCCTACAGAACAATGGCACAAATCGGAGCAGTTTATTTACCAAATTGAAACCCATAGTTAGCATTAACTCTAGGGGACAAATGACAGAGCACTTACCCATTAGGAATCCAAGAAAGATCGGCTTGATCCTGCGGGAAAATGTCACTGAGGAATCGAGGGGTCTCCATCTTCTATCAATTATGTCTGAAATCGCCGGATCACGCGTGCCGCGAGGGGCCTCCACGGGCCCAGGCTCGCCCGCCGCGAGGGGCCTCCAGCCCTCCACACGCCTCagtcgcgcgcgcgccgcgaggGGCCTCCACGCGCCCAGTCGCGCGCGCAGCGAGGCCCCCCACGCCCACACGCAGGCCGCCCCGACGCCCCCGCGCagtgctggccggcggcgctaGCAGACCCTGCAGGAGGCACTCGCAGGAGGCTCTGCAGCGGCGGGCAGCCAACAGGAGGGGCGGTCGCCGGAGCAAGCCGCTGGGAGGAGAGGAGCGGCCACTGGAGTGGAAGCGTGAGGCAGATGGATGGCGCTGGGATGGGGATCGGGATAGGTGTGCAGCAGCAGGGGTAATTTAGACATTTCGCGTTCATTCACAGTTAATCTGAATAAACAATGACCTTCAGTGTCTTGTGGCAAATAAATTGATTGAATGGTGTCTCCAAGCAAAGAGAAATTTTTTTAGTGGTTCAGAGCAAATGCCACATTTGAAGGATGTCCCCCGGCCAATTttcccaaaagaaaagaaacggaagtgagcttcaaaaaaaaaaaaaaaaccccaccTCCCAAATTGAAATCCCTCATGGGTCGGAAGCGGAAGCGGAAGCGGCCCCGCGAGGTcgagccggcggcggagcgtgTCCATCGGGAGACCGCCGGCGGAGAAGTCGACTGCGAGGACTTCGTGGCAACGAACCCACCAATGGCGGAACcatcggcggccggcgagcgagaGGAGGcgtcggaggcggcggaggaagatATTGGTGAGCTACTGGAGCCGTTCACCAGGGACGAGCTCCTGGACCTCCTCACCGACGCCTGCCTCCGCGACCCCGCCCTGCTCTCCCGcctcgcggcctccgccgcctccgacgccgcgcaccgccgcctcTTCGCGCACGGCCTCGGCCCGGGCGCTACCTCCGCCGCGCTGGCCGCTGCGTTCGCCCCCTTCGGCGATGTCGACGAGTgccacgccgtcgccgaccGCGCCACGGGCCGTTGCCGAGGCTACGGCCTCGTcaccttccgccgccgctccgccgcgcgccgcgctctCGCCGACTCTTCCAAGCGCGTGGACGGCCGGCCCGTCGCCTGCCAGCTCGCCGCCCTCGGCCCGGTTGCACAGTCCTCCTGCTCCGACCGCAAGCTCTTCGTCGACAACGTGCCCGAGCGCGCCGCGCACGACGACCTGAGGGGGTTCTTCTCCAAGTTCGGCGAGATCGAGGAGGGGCCCCTCGGCGCCGACCGGAATACCGGGCTGTTTCGAGGCTACGCCATCTTCTTCTACAAGACGCCCGAGGGGCTCAGGAAGGCCCTCGAGGAGCCCAACAAGGTGTTCGACGGGTGCGAGCTCCAGTGCCGGCGCGCATACAAGGTGACCAATAGGAAGCATGCTGCCGCCGCACCCGTGGACACAGGTGTCCAGAGCAATGGTGGCGCCGCTATTGCCGCGGTCTTGCCCTCTGTCCAGGCCAAGGACCTTGCATTGACATCCAAGCAGTCGGTGCTTTCATCGAATCAGCTGGTTGGTCTGACGGCCGAGGGAAGCAGTTCAGCCCCGGCCACCGTTCGTCAGAATGTGCCTGCAGGTGGCGCTGGTATCCTTGGTGCAGCTCCTGTGGCCCCTTCGCTGATTCATGGCACATCAAGCACACCACCAAGTCATTGTGGCGCTGCAACTGGGCATGTTGGGTTGGGTGACACTGCTAGAGCTGGTACTTCAACCATTGAGCCTATAATTGGGGCAAAAAATTCCTTGGGTGCTTCACATCCTGGCCGATTGTCGGCTAGGCCTGGCTTGATACAGCATTACCTGGGAAGATAGGTGAAAGTATCATGACATTTTGCTAGACAAGAACTCGAATAGAACCTAAGCAGGGACTTGATGCTACTTTCACACTGAAGCAAGGAACTGCAACCTTAGTTGCTTCAGTGCATCTCATTCCCATGGTTTCAGTCGCCCTGCTTAACGATTATAATATCTTACTACTAGGAAATGTGATTTTGTAGATAGTTTGTAGAACAGACTGATAATCTATAAGGCTGTCAGTGAATGCGTCATTCCTAGAAACAAGTGAGAGCATTATTGGACCTGTTTATCTATCTGAATCTTGCGGTTCAGAATTAGTTTGGTTCTTTTTACCTGAGAACTTATTCTAAATTGAGAAAAAGTGGTGATTTGCGGTGCTGTATGCTTTGAGAGCTAAATATTCTGCAACATGTAACTGGAGGCTTCCTGGATAGCAGCCTTGAGAAGATTCAAACAAGACTTCTTCTTGCTCCACAGAGCTATGAAGTTACAGACTTACAGGTACCTTTTGAACACCTGTTCTCCCATTTTCTGACAAGGATGAAGAAATCTGAAATAACAGGTGCCAAGATTCCAAGATGAAGATGCTGTCTGGCTAAATAATGGCTGGATTATGCGTCTCCTTGGTTTTTGTTTGAATGTTCTCCAAGCTGCAAGCTTTGAACCAGCTTCTGGATGGAAAATCAATGTACTGATTGCCTATCCTTTTGTATCTGGAGGATGGATTCTCTGAGCCTTCTTTTGCTCAAACGGATACTGGTAGACAGCTTGACACAGCAGTGTCCAAGCTTTAGTTTGGTTCAGACTTGAGAGCAACAGAGTTGGTGTCAGCCATAGGCGGCTATGGCAATTACAATCTGGAGTACAAATCAAATAAGAACTGGCATACAGTGCATACAGCTTTAGCAACAGATCCGATCTTTTTAAGCATTTACCTAGGAGGCTAGGAAATATTTAATTCAGGAAGAAACGAGAAAAAAATCCCAGTTTTAAACTGGGCCACGATCGTTTCCTGCGTTGACAGCCAACACAGCCGCAAGGAAGTGACTGTCAACGGTAGAAGAGGGGGGAGAGCAGCAAATCAGACGGCGAATGCCATTGCCACTGGtagcctcctctcctcctcgcctGGGTCGCACAGCTCACTTGTCCTCCGCCGTTGCCGCTGGACGGAGCGTAGGACGTCCCCGCCAACGCCAAGACCGCGCTACCACGCAAGCCGCCGAGGCAAGCACACCGTGGACCCTGGCGCAACGAAGGTGTT is drawn from Panicum virgatum strain AP13 chromosome 1N, P.virgatum_v5, whole genome shotgun sequence and contains these coding sequences:
- the LOC120656345 gene encoding uncharacterized protein LOC120656345 isoform X4 → METPRFLSDIFPQDQADLSWIPNGASHSEQRVDQGREGTNQLQKVEMERERRDVKGANSLDIWRKLAMNMFMILTHHHLLLQSQRERESRKKSLTTDLHPQFATPPRPITSMQTTSPMTRSRKRVLELEGYIEPVACLALSPVAGTPKGRVKKLKVVRSKMN
- the LOC120656345 gene encoding uncharacterized protein LOC120656345 isoform X1; the protein is METPRFLSDIFPQDQADLSWIPNGASHSEQRVDQGREGTNQLQKVEMERERRDVKGANSLDIWRKLAMNMFMILTHHHLLLQSQRERESRKKSLTTDLHPQFATPPRPITSMQTTSPMTRRRLLEVEPFTPTRAISYVQTPSPVTRSRKRVLELEGYIEPVACLALSPVAGTPKGRVKKLKVVRSKMN
- the LOC120656345 gene encoding uncharacterized protein LOC120656345 isoform X2, with the protein product METPRFLSDIFPQDQADLSWIPNGASHSEQRVDQGREGTNQLQKVEMERERRDVKGANSLDIWRKLAMNMFMILTHHHLLLQSQRERESRKKSLTTDLHPQFATPPRPITSMQTTSPMTRRLLEVEPFTPTRAISYVQTPSPVTRSRKRVLELEGYIEPVACLALSPVAGTPKGRVKKLKVVRSKMN
- the LOC120656345 gene encoding uncharacterized protein LOC120656345 isoform X5, coding for MEQRVDQGREGTNQLQKVEMERERRDVKGANSLDIWRKLAMNMFMILTHHHLLLQSQRERESRKKSLTTDLHPQFATPPRPITSMQTTSPMTRRRLLEVEPFTPTRAISYVQTPSPVTRSRKRVLELEGYIEPVACLALSPVAGTPKGRVKKLKVVRSKMN
- the LOC120656345 gene encoding uncharacterized protein LOC120656345 isoform X3 yields the protein MKRLLLTRNFLMQLKFRASHSEQRVDQGREGTNQLQKVEMERERRDVKGANSLDIWRKLAMNMFMILTHHHLLLQSQRERESRKKSLTTDLHPQFATPPRPITSMQTTSPMTRRRLLEVEPFTPTRAISYVQTPSPVTRSRKRVLELEGYIEPVACLALSPVAGTPKGRVKKLKVVRSKMN
- the LOC120656343 gene encoding pre-mRNA-splicing factor ISY1 homolog — translated: MARNEEKAQSMLNRFITMKQEEKRKPRERRPYLASECRDLADAERWRSEILREIGAKVAEIQNEGLGEHRLRDLNDEINKLLRERGHWERRIVELGGRDYSRSSNAPLMTDLDGNIVAVPNPSGRGPGYRYFGAARKLPGVRELFDKPPETRKRRTRYEIHKRINAGYYGYYDDEDGVLERLEAPAEKRMREEVVTEWHRVERVRREAMKGVVSGEVAAAGGRSGDAAREVLFEGVEEEVDEERKREEEKWEREDAGREFVAHVPLPDEKEIERMVLERKKKELLSKYASDTLLVEQEEAKEMLNVRR
- the LOC120656344 gene encoding RNA-binding protein P-like, yielding MGRKRKRKRPREVEPAAERVHRETAGGEVDCEDFVATNPPMAEPSAAGEREEASEAAEEDIGELLEPFTRDELLDLLTDACLRDPALLSRLAASAASDAAHRRLFAHGLGPGATSAALAAAFAPFGDVDECHAVADRATGRCRGYGLVTFRRRSAARRALADSSKRVDGRPVACQLAALGPVAQSSCSDRKLFVDNVPERAAHDDLRGFFSKFGEIEEGPLGADRNTGLFRGYAIFFYKTPEGLRKALEEPNKVFDGCELQCRRAYKVTNRKHAAAAPVDTGVQSNGGAAIAAVLPSVQAKDLALTSKQSVLSSNQLVGLTAEGSSSAPATVRQNVPAGGAGILGAAPVAPSLIHGTSSTPPSHCGAATGHVGLGDTARAGTSTIEPIIGAKNSLGASHPGRLSARPGLIQHYLGR
- the LOC120656345 gene encoding uncharacterized protein LOC120656345 isoform X6, with protein sequence MKRLLLTRNFLMQLKFRASHSEQRVDQGREGTNQLQKVEMERERRDVKGANSLDIWRKLAMNMFMILTHHHLLLQSQRERESRKKSLTTDLHPQFATPPRPITSMQTTSPMTRRLLEVEPFTPTRAISYVQTPSPVTRSRKRVLELEGYIEPVACLALSPVAGTPKGRVKKLKVVRSKMN